The nucleotide window CGTGGTGCTGGCCACCTTGTTCCGCGGCTATGCCAACGACGTGTACTTCCAGGTCGGTCTGATCACCATCATCGGCTTGTCTGCCAAAAACGCGATTCTGATCATCGAGTTTGCCAAGGACCTGCAGGCCCAGGGCAAGAGCGTGATCGAGTCGGCCCTGGCAGCCGCCCACTTGCGCTTCCGCCCCATCGTGATGACCTCCATGGCCTTCATGCTGGGCGTGCTGCCCCTGGCCATTGCCAGCGGTGCAGGCTCGGCCAGCCAGCGCGCCATCGGCACCGGCGTGATCGGTGGCATGGTGGCGGGCACCTTCCTCGCGGTGTTCTTCGTGCCCATCTTCTTTGTGGTGGTGCGCAGCATCTTCAAGGGCAGCGAACGCCAGCGCCAATTTGACGCACAACACGGACACCAGATCGGAGCCGAAACCCATGAGTAAGCATTTCTCCCCCAGCCGCCCGGTGGCACGCCTGGCCACCCTGTCCGCTGCCTTGTGGCTAGCCGGTTGCAGCTTCATCCCCACCTTCAGCCGCCCTGCGGCGCCGGTGGCGGAGAGCTTCCCCACGGTATCTGCCGAGGCCACAGGCAACGCGACCCGCAGTGCCGCTGACATTGAATGGCAGACCTTTTTTCAAGATGCGCGCCTCAAGCGCTTGATTGAACTGGCCCTGCAAAACAACCGCGACATGCGCGTGGCAGTTCTCAACATTGAGAAAAACCGTGCCAGCCTGCAAGTGGCACGCGCTGACCAGTTGCCTACCTTGAACGCCGGCTTCAACGGCAGCCGCGGCCCGGCTGCCAGCGGTGCGATCACCAGCAGCTACAGCGCAGGCTTCAGCGTCACCGCCTACGAGCTGGACTTCTTTGGCCGCGTGCGCGCCCTGAGCCAGGCGGCCCAGGCCCAGCTGCTGGCGACTGAAGAAGCCCGCAAGACGGTGCAGATCAGCCTGGTGGCCTCGGTGGCCAACACCTACCTCACGTTGCTGGCGGATGACGAGCTGCTGCGGGTGACCCGCGAAACGCTGAAGACACGCCAGGACTCCATGCGCCTGATGCAGCTGAAGTACGACAACGAAGCCGCCTCCAAGCTGGACCTGAGCACCGCCCAGTCGCTGCTGGAAGCCGCCAAAGTGTCGCTGGCCCAGCAAACCCGACAGCGTGCCCAGGACGAAAGCTCTCTGGTCCTGCTATTGGGCCAGCCCATGCCGGCGGACCTGCCAGCCGGACTGAGCCTGTCGGAACAAGGCTTCCTGAGCGACCTGCCCGCTGGTGTGCCCTCAGAGCTGCTGGTGCGCCGCCCCGATGTGCGCCAGGCAGAGCAAAACCTGTTGGCGCTCAATGCCAACATTGGTGCGGCGCGAGCGGCCTTCTTCCCACGCATTACGCTCACCGCCAGTGCCGGCGTAGCCAGCAGTGATTTGGACACCTTGTTCAACGCCGGTACGCCGACTGCTTGGACCTTTGTACCCCAGATCCTGATGCCCATCTTTGATGCAGGCCGCAACAAAGCAAATCTGGAAACAGCCAAGGTCAATAAAGAGATTGCCATCGCCCAATACGAAAAAGCCATTCAAACCGGCTTCAAGGAAGTGGCCGATGCCTTGGCCGGACGCGCTACCCTGACCGATCAGTTGCAGGCCCAGGCCGCCCAACTGGCAGCCACCCAGACCACCATGCAATTGACCGACCTGCGCTTCAAAGCCGGTGCCGCCAGTTCGTTTGATGTGCTGGAGGCCCAGCGCTCCCTGTTCACTGCCCAACAGGCGGTGGTGCAAGTGCAGGCGCTGCAACTGCAAAACCTGGTCACCCTGTACAAGGTGATGGGCGGCGGCTGGACAGAGGCACGCACTGCGGAGAAATAGCCGGCGAGCGGGCAAACGCCCGCTCGCACCGCGCTGCAGGCCCTAAACTCTGTGGTTTCAGCTGATTGGCGCGCTTCTTGCGCCAGTGCTTCCATGTCTGACGCCCTGCGCATTGTTGTCATTACTGCCGACCTGGATGTTGCCGACCCGGCCGACAGCCATGCGCTGGAGCAGGCCGAGCGCTCGCGCAGCCTGCGCATTGGCCTGCTGGAAAGCGGCTTCAACCTGGTGGCCTCGCTGCCGGCCGACGTGTTTCTGACCGAACGGCTGGCCCAGTTGCAGCCCGACCTGATCATTGTGGACGCCGAAAGCGACGCCCGTGACGCGCTGGAACACGTGGTCATGGCCACGCGAGACGCGCGCCGCCCCATTGTCATGTTCACCAACGACAACGACACCGCCAACGCGCGTGCCGCTGTAGCAGCGGGTGTGTCGGCCTATATCGTGGCCGGACTGCAGTCAGAACGTATCCGCCCCATCCTGGACGTGGCGCTGGCCCGCTTCCAGCACGAACAGGCCCTGCGCCAGGAGCTGGCCGCCACCCGCAGCGAGC belongs to Rhodoferax saidenbachensis and includes:
- a CDS encoding efflux transporter outer membrane subunit, with product MSKHFSPSRPVARLATLSAALWLAGCSFIPTFSRPAAPVAESFPTVSAEATGNATRSAADIEWQTFFQDARLKRLIELALQNNRDMRVAVLNIEKNRASLQVARADQLPTLNAGFNGSRGPAASGAITSSYSAGFSVTAYELDFFGRVRALSQAAQAQLLATEEARKTVQISLVASVANTYLTLLADDELLRVTRETLKTRQDSMRLMQLKYDNEAASKLDLSTAQSLLEAAKVSLAQQTRQRAQDESSLVLLLGQPMPADLPAGLSLSEQGFLSDLPAGVPSELLVRRPDVRQAEQNLLALNANIGAARAAFFPRITLTASAGVASSDLDTLFNAGTPTAWTFVPQILMPIFDAGRNKANLETAKVNKEIAIAQYEKAIQTGFKEVADALAGRATLTDQLQAQAAQLAATQTTMQLTDLRFKAGAASSFDVLEAQRSLFTAQQAVVQVQALQLQNLVTLYKVMGGGWTEARTAEK
- a CDS encoding ANTAR domain-containing response regulator — its product is MSDALRIVVITADLDVADPADSHALEQAERSRSLRIGLLESGFNLVASLPADVFLTERLAQLQPDLIIVDAESDARDALEHVVMATRDARRPIVMFTNDNDTANARAAVAAGVSAYIVAGLQSERIRPILDVALARFQHEQALRQELAATRSELQELSTELKDRKVIDRAKTLLMERQNLSEEAAYAKLRKTAMDKNLKIVDVAQRMLDVADLLS